The Labeo rohita strain BAU-BD-2019 chromosome 14, IGBB_LRoh.1.0, whole genome shotgun sequence genomic interval aaaaaaaaaaaaacacattacaagttttactaatcccaaacttttgagcggcagtgtatacacacacacacacacacacacacacacatatatatatatgtcatttgtattagttatttttttatatttctagtttttagtcattttaatttcagttttaaactATTTGAAAGTAAATTAATCTAAAGTAAACTAATCCTCTGGATTTGGTCATCTGAAAAAGTGTCAAATCCaaacaaaaatagcaaaacACAGGATTTCCAAATCCAGATTATTCTAATCCAGATGTACCATTTTGTAGGCCATATTGATGCTCCTTGTTAAACCCATGCAGATTCACTGATATTAAAGAGCAGGCCATGATAGCATTTCATGTCAGATGTCAGGTGAAAATCAACTGGATGAATCGCAAGAAtaaatgtatgggtcaaatttcataaaaaacaaacaaacaaaacacttaaaGGTTTGCTTACttgtcaaaaataatgtcacaaagcAAAAAGTCCACAAAAGACAAGATGTTCAGCACTGCATAAGTGTGGCATGCAAAGGTATTTcagcatgagtgtgtgtgtgtgtgtgtgagagagagagaggggtatAAGCACACATATGGAAAGATGCTTGGCAGGTTGCAGTTAGTCACAGTCCTGCGTCTCTAATTGAATTAGCGTTGACAGCACACCACAGGCCGGGCTGTGGACTCTAAACACTCAACGGACGAGGTGGGAGGGGGCATGTGCCCTGAAATCAATTACCTGCACAGGGGGGACGGGGTGCTGGAGACATGCTGAACACATCCTGTATGTCAGCTTTCAGACGGACAGCAGCATCTGCAGGCACCTGACGCCACTGACCTCACAGACGAGCTTCAAAGAGCAGCGGCTCTAAATCACCTGTTTGGCTCAGCCACCTGATCCCGAGGCCCACGATCTTCCAGCGAGAGCGACGCGGATCGGATGGATCAAATGGATAAATGTCACACACAGGAAGCGGACAGACTCTGGATAAACTGGCTAAAGGCACTCCTGGGCCGAGGTGCCCTCAGAAAATCATTTTCCTTTTATCCACAACAGCGAAGCAATATCAATATGACAAACAATACAAACACTCAGTCTGCACTCTGCTGTTTAATTCTGGGTGGATCTTAAGATCTCATCTTACAGCTCAATCAGTGTAGTAACATATCGACTTGATTACCAACATTATATCTGGGAACTTGCCACCTTgaggtttttttattttcattatccaaaatcaaattaagtttttcATTTCTTGCCACAGTCTCCTTTGGCTTTCACATTTGGGGACTAAACAGGACTTTTAGTTTACTACTATGTGTAAAAGTATCATGCCATGACTTGAATGAACTCATCAGTTAAACTACTTAGGGATGATATGATCAAAATCTTACCCTTATGCCTCATTTACCTGTGTCAGTGATACACATCAtcaaatacaaactcacatacGTACAGTACGCTCACGTCAAGCTATACATACTATATAGAAAATCtcagctgcttaatattgttgCAACTTTATTATCAGCAAGCGACATATACATAGTACATCCAGCTTTATCTACATGCATACAGTACATTCACATCAAGCAAAATATACTATATGGCAAATCTAATCTCAAATCTAGCTCGAAACCTTACTATAAGGCATGAAGATGGGGTCATGAAACCCACTGTTTTAGCACTTTAGCACAGCTTTTAAAACTGCTGAAAAAGTGTTGCTGTACTGGGGAGTGGAGCAGACGAGatgaaataaataacacaacTGTGGCTTCTGATTCAGACTGTTTTCACTCTCATTGAGGTAAAAGCATCAAAGGTTCCCACAAATGCATGCTGCAATTCACCATCACATgtaacaaaatgaacaaatattatGGTTATATCTTACATCTTGTGAGAGCTGTAATTAAATGCAAGAATAAATGCACAGACTATGATATATTATACTGTTCAGGGcactttaaattaatatttaacgAACAcgatagagggtttgcacttattACTTTCACTATTACACATATTCTGTAcagaatttacaaaaaaaaaaaaagcgaagAAGACaccgaaacaacagatgcttccacatgtaatcaAACACACTCGTCAGACATGAaacaacatatatatacaaattaatatggacatagtagtatacctaaagtatgatgtaaagttcacttataGAAAACTtatgagtatacttgcagtataaaactaccaaactagtagtttactgagattATACATCAAAGTGTattaaaaatgcacacaaatattaattagtaaactatcagtatacctataagttcacttttcgTATACTTGCAGTGCAAGCTTAAAACAttgatgtaaactagttgtgtacttaaagtttactactgttagagttaaagtatacttttatatactaggaagtgggccaatttagtcccaaagAGTATAGAAATagtactactagtacactgatatttgtatacttactacataaagtatacttaaaatatacttgaacttgaCTTACAAGtttacaaataaacttgaagtatacttctttttggtaagggtaaGCAGCGTTAGTGTACACAAAGCTGTGCTACGCTTATTAACACtgctttataatgcattatatgcTAGATGAAAAGAAGACAACATGTAAACTTTTCTGCAAACACATAGTTCATTTAAACTCCTACCCCCAATTCATTATTTAGGAGTTACTTTCAATATTCTTCCTTCTGTTTCTTATCCCAACATAGtgaattacttttgtttttggtttttttttcgCCAAGCCCATGCACAAGTTCCATTCACTTCAATGGCATCATTTACGTTCAGTGCTGCCACAATTGTCGACTTCTGGATTGAAGATGTAACATGATAAATCTCTATATGGTCGATAGATGACGCATCACGAAAACACTCTATAAATACTTTAAGCTGTAAAAATGTGATCCTGAAGAACCAGACTCAGATGGTGAACTCAGATGTGGGAGCTTTACAGCAGTATGCcttcccttaccaaaaagaagtatacttcaagtttgtttcattaagtatacttaagtagttcaagtatattattaagtataccttatgtagtaagtatacaaatatcagtgtactaatagtatacttgtaagtgtactatttcaatactcttTGGCCCAATTATAAAAgcatacatttaagtatactttaagtataacagtagtaaactttgagtacacaactagtttttAACTATGCTTTAGTTAttactgcaactatactaaaagtgaacttatagatatactgatagtttactaattaaatacttgtagcatttttagttcactttgaagtatagtttcagtaaactactagtttagtagctttatactgcaagtatactcgtaagttttctATAAAGGAAGACTCtgcttttttttgaaaatagactaattttccaactcccctagagttgaacagttgagttttatcgttttcgaatccattcagccgatctccgggtctggcggtagcactgttagcatagcttagcagaGATCATCGAATCTGATCAGACCGATAGCacctcactcaaaaatgaccaaagagtttcgatatttttcctatttaaaacttgacccttctgtagttacatcgtgtactaagactgacggaaaatgaaaagttgcgattttctagacCGTTATGACTCGGAACTACACTCTCATTCCGGCGGAATAATAATgtcgtaccatgggtgcagcaggcgcaatgatattaaaagttttaaaaaggaaaaatatcgaaactctttggtcacttttgagtgagatgctaacggtctaaccAGATTCAATggtctatgctaagctatgctaaaagtgcttcCGCTAGACGccgagatcggctgaatggattcgaaaatggtaaaactcaactgtttaactctagggggagttggacaatgagcctattttcaaaaaaagtggagcgttcctttaagtgaactttacatcatactttaagtatactactgtGTCCctattaggtattaatttgtatatatgaatatctgaacatacaaaatatcaaaagaaagaagagggtatctgcttgtaaacaaaaacattttattctagcttcatgcattcttttttataaacacttgaatgtgggtaagtttcataaatcataataaataaataaacaacattttaaacaaaaagatgaaaaaagacTATGAACTGTATTCAGAGAGTTGATCAAaaccccaaagcttgacagtcattattacctcttaatgggtcacattttattccataacgttacagttttgatgctgttttatgacgATTGTGttaaaaacgtgtggaagcatctgttttttttttttttttttgcttgttttggaaattctgtacagaagatgtgtaatagcgccccctaccatataacaatgcaaacatggaTTCCCAGAGAACAATAttgcttaaatatatttagactttttctaagtgtacttttttctaagtatacttaaatgtcattttaagtatatttatgagaagtacataaaaagaaGACTACAAGTACACTTTCCTatgtttagtttaaaagaagtatactaatagcacacttgaataaacttattttttgtaaGGGTTAAGCAGGTGTTGAAGCAGACACAGGGTTAAAGAAATCTCAAGATTTGAACACTCTCATCCAGgcatgatgatgaagatgatcaCGGGAGTTACTTAAATATACCTACAGGGATCAGGGAGGTCTGTGCGCTGAAGACGGAGAGCAGAAAATGACTGGGGTGATTTTGGAAGCTGCCCTTGATTGTAATTGTTGACAGGTGCGGGAGATTAATGTCCAGCGAGAGTGATCTGTGCGTGGCTGGAGAAGGACAGTCTGGATTGAGACTGTCATGATTACTTCACAATAACAGGCAGGTGGGAACACTGTTGGAACTGAAGTCTGCAGGAAGGTGCCGTCCAGGAGCAGGGCTGCTAACTCCTGACAGTATCCAGCCTTTGAGCTTCTACTAATTCTACTATAACGGCATGCCACAACCAGTtccacaaatataaaataattacttttatgaAAAGTGTTTTGTGCTGTGTATTTTATAGACAGTTTATTGGACCAGTGCATATTCAGAAAACTCATTTTGTGTCCCACatcaaagaaatgaaaaattcaTGATAAGAttcattttgattcattttaggaATGAGTCATGTTTAAAAGTGTGTTTTGAATGTAGCACCAAAACATTATAGTTGCAATAtgcaatcttttttttgtttgtttttgttttttttaaacagcattaaaaacattattaatctaactgataataaatacaatacaattgataatacaaatacaactgGTTAATTCCATGAATTTAATATTCATAGATTCAAAAAGGATTCATAAACATTTGTATCTCTCTAAAGCTGATCGTACAAAAATGGTACTATTCACATGCTGTCAATATTTATAGTTTAGCGTCTGTGTAAACGTAAGTAAATGTAGGTGTGCTCATGAGATCATGCTGTATTGGAGCACTAGAGTTCCTGTTTTGACATGTTTGGTGTCGGGGCAGAAACTGATAGAGCAGATCATGGGCATTTGGTAAACATGCTCAAGGGGAAGTGATGGCTCAAGGGGAAACTGTAGTTGTAGGATGACACAAAGGCTGGCTCTCTGTTGTCTTTCTGAGCTTGATAGTCTCCAGAGTCCCATCCAGCTGAAATGCTGTGGACCGGATGCTCAGAAGTACTTCTGGTGGTAGAATCCTGGAGCCAGCGACTCCTACAGCTGTCTCCTTTCTTTACCTGCAGAGCCGTCATGAAGGGCAGATCTAACACGGGTCGCAGAGCAGTGCAACTACTGAGTTTGCTCAGGCAAATGCTGCAGTACGCTCTGTATGTGAGAAAACTGTTTGAAGGGAGTATGTTGCAGCATTGAGGGCTTGTGAATGTGATGGGAAGGGCTGCTGGAGAGAAGGAGCTGGGCAAGAAGGATGGCACTGATGAGGTGATACCGAAACTTGCCGGAGGTCCATAACATCTGCCTGCAGTCAGATTAAATGAATACATGATGACTTTTACCGGAACTTTATTCTGATAATGAGCATTTCAGCTAAAACTATTAAGACTGAAATAACagatttaaagatattttttttaaccttgtaGCTCCGTAGCAAAAGATTTGAAATCGAGGTTAAAGGGACTGTGCCACGAGTACGACTCCAGCATCCCATCCAACACGCCTCTGAAATGCATTGCAGAAGAATGAGAGGATGAGTTTTCAGAAATCTGCTAACAAATGTACAACATCATCAAGAGTCATAAAAATCATCATCTATTATGTGCTTATTTCAGATTATTCTGCTAATGTTACGTCAGggcaataaaatgttttatagtttGGCAGTCATACAGACAATAACTTTTATTACCCATTTCGTTCCCTGAAGCCCTTGGCAAAAGGATTCCTGTCGATCTTCAGTTTTGTTATCTTAAAGATACCAGAAAATTCACTGTCAGTCAATATATGTTTCTccatacacatatataattttacactgCCACATGACtaatggcaaaaaaacaaacaaacaaacaaacaaacaaaaaacttcattttattatgtaatctacaaataattatttgtacTCATCAGCGTTCTACATCTGGGTCAGTCTCTTCGAAATGTAGAAAATACGTATATGTCATACACATATTACACAATTCTAaaacttctgtttatttttaaggtttaaggaaaaaaagaaaactcaaaaaTTTCAGTATGGAAATCCAGGCTTTTACCCACTCTGTGTCAAATTTTCCAACATAAatgcagtaagaaaaaaaaaaactatttccaaTGAATCCAAGATCAAATAAAGAGTTAACTGTTGAGATGAGTTACCTGTTGGTTCTGGTATGCTGTGACAGTGGTGAACTGAGTCTCAGGGAAGGAGGTGGTGTAGACGTCATCCGCCGGCAGTGACACGAGAGTCTGTGACAGGCGTTCAAGAGGACTATGCAGAATAACGTGTATGCGTGGCCTGTACTTGTGCATGGACTTCAGGATTATCTGAATTTCAAATCACATTAAACACATTACATATATATCGtaactgttgttgttttatgttgtaGTGTCGAGGTAGTCATGTCAAAAAAGGGGACTCACATGGCCTTTGTCATCCATCTCATTGTTGGTGAGTTTGACACGATCAAAGCTGATCACCTGTCTCATCCAGGTCTCTCCCGAACACGGCGAGTCCGGGTGGACGTACAGATGAGGAGGGACACACGAATGATCCGTGTTTCCAGCCACCATCCACTGAGAGCTGTGGTACACATACCTGACACagatgataataacaataacttaAACTCAATACATCATTTGAAGCAAGGATTTACCTTATCtctagttttgatttatttattttttatttttttctacaaatgTAATTCactatgtatttatatttgagtCCACCTGTATCTCATTGAGTCCACAGGCATGATGTCCATGGCAATGGAGTATTGCTGGACGGGATCCAGATTGTGCACCTTGACTCGGACAGAGGGGAACATTCTCCTGAAGAGATGACAGATACACAACCAACGCTTTAGAACATCATTACTGCAGTTTGGCTAGTTACAGGTAAACATACGGAATAGTCTAATATAATTAGCATAGTTCTAATAGTTGCTACATAAACTTCAGGCTGCCAAGCTGATGCTAGTTGCCAAAAGATTTTTGGgcagtcagtttttttttccttctttttctttttgcttcAGAGTTAATTCAGTCAAAGGATAacaaggctggaatacactatgCAACTTTGAAAATCTAAACGCAGATTTTGCAGTAGGCATCATATGCTTGccaattttgtaaataattaaagagaAAAACTGGGCATTGTAGGGGAGACTGGGGATTGAAATAACACTTATTTGTTTGAGCATCAGTAGctcagtgtttgtttgtgcTAGATCTCTCCAACTTTGATATATGGCAGCCACATTTGTCTACTACAAATAAATCTCACTTGGATGTGTACTGCATAATCACAGATTATGTGAGTTAATGTCAAATACAAAGAGTTCCGTTGTTACAACCGACCCCACTACTGGTGTGAGTTGTAACACAGGCTGGAGACAGATGTTACAGTGGGAAGTAATTTGCTGAAATAAGACCCACACTTCCAATTTATGCAAAAACTTGATTgaagaacaaaacaaagaataatctttttttttttttttttttttttttttttttaataaagtaaaccATTTAAAGTGGCAAAAacattatactatatatatatatatatattacacacacaaaaaaaaaaatgctggacgTAAATCTACAATGTTGCTCACATTCACATGCCACTTCTCCTGTAACATTAAAGATGTGAATGGAGTGTGTGATATGTGGTACATCACCACAGCTCCTTTCTGACTGACAGTGTTACAACTAACCAGCAATCCCCGTCTCCCCTACATTAAGCAAGAATCACATACTAACAGACTGTCATTCTAAACACAACAGACTctcacagaaacaaacaaacaaacaaaaagcctCATTTTAGTGTAATCTAGCCTTAAA includes:
- the tbx22 gene encoding T-box transcription factor TBX22; protein product: MQPTHALSADASGKSCKKMKVENMKNEKLQCVSEYDRDAPTTTSIDTQDQRKDKRKKSVKSRRPASRECEAAREVRVDLQGSDLWKSFHEIGTEMIITKAGRRMFPSVRVKVHNLDPVQQYSIAMDIMPVDSMRYRYVYHSSQWMVAGNTDHSCVPPHLYVHPDSPCSGETWMRQVISFDRVKLTNNEMDDKGHIILKSMHKYRPRIHVILHSPLERLSQTLVSLPADDVYTTSFPETQFTTVTAYQNQQITKLKIDRNPFAKGFRERNGGVLDGMLESYSWHSPFNLDFKSFATELQGRCYGPPASFGITSSVPSFLPSSFSPAALPITFTSPQCCNILPSNSFLTYRAYCSICLSKLSSCTALRPVLDLPFMTALQVKKGDSCRSRWLQDSTTRSTSEHPVHSISAGWDSGDYQAQKDNREPAFVSSYNYSFPLSHHFPLSMFTKCP